The following proteins come from a genomic window of Alnus glutinosa chromosome 10, dhAlnGlut1.1, whole genome shotgun sequence:
- the LOC133880000 gene encoding nudix hydrolase 16, mitochondrial-like, translated as MCDLVARTGRHQQRYEAGCRLIAGCIPFRLRSSDESGDADAKKIVELLMINSTSGPGLLFPKGGWENDETVEEAAVREAIEEAGVRGDLMDFLGYYQFKSKTHQDEFSPEGLCKAAMFALFVKEELESWPEMSTRTRTWLTVPEAVDRCRHSWMRDALENGFSKWYAERTMNAGEDISERQ; from the exons ATGTGTGATTTGGTGGCCCGCACGGGTCGGCATCAGCAGCGGTACGAGGCCGGTTGTCGCCTAATTGCCGG gtgtATTCCATTTAGGCTTAGAAGTTCAGACGAGAGTGGAGATGCGGATGCTAAGAAGATTGTTGAGTTGCTTATGATTAACTCAACTAGTGGGCCAGGACTTTTGTTTCCAAAG GGAGGCTGGGAGAATGATGAAACTGTTGAAGAGGCTGCAGTAAGGGAAGCCATTGAAGAAGCTGGAGTTCGAGGGGATCTAATG GATTTCCTGGGGTATTATCAATTTAAGAGTAAAACCCACCAAGATGAGTTCAGCCCAGAAGGTTTATGTAAAGCTGCGATGTTTGCTTTGTTTGTAAAGGAGGAGCTCGAGTCATGGCCAGAGATGAGCACCCGAACGAGAACTTGGTTGACTGTACCGGAGGCAGTGGATAGGTGCCGGCATTCATGGATGAGAGATGCCCTGGAGAATGGCTTCTCCAAATGGTATGCAGAGAGAACAATGAATGCAGGGGAGGACATTTCTGAGCGACAGTGA
- the LOC133880212 gene encoding putative disease resistance protein At3g14460 encodes MASPEFVDFFRQRKLNEGVLEKLKIALLSVHKLREDAEDKQLTDRSVGEWLSKLKDVVYDAEDVLDEIATEALQRKLDAEFQTTASKVRNSISTFFSHFVKDIEPKIKELLDKLEYLASQKDVLGLKQGVGGESSKRLPTTSLVEESGIFGRDDDKEKIISLLIPENATGNENLCVIPIVGMGGIGKTTLAQLVYKDNSVKEHFDLQAWVCVSDEFDVFMVTKTVLEAVTLSACDMKDLNMLQVTLQEKLMGKKFLLVLDDVWNENYADWEALSSPFKSGARGSTIIVTTRNDSVASIMRAVPNDRLKPLLEEDCWSLFAKHAFHDGNFDAGSELEVIGRQIVKKCEGLPLAAKAIGSLLRSKLGVDEWEKILKSELWDSPIDKTNILPALRLSYKYLPSHLKQCFAYCSIFPKDHVFKKDEVVLLWMAEGFLEETKNKRMEEVGEDYFLALASRSLLEQSSGNKSGFVMHDLVNDLAKFVSGQFTFRLEVDNSHEIVNKTRHFSYFRRGFGHDNFKRFEALFEATRLHTFLPLELSPDLSYFFLTKRVPLDLLPKLRCLRVLSLSHYHNITELPKSIGKIRHLRYLNLSFTAIKSLCNSICKLCNLQTLNLSGCEDLAKLPRDMRKLINLRHLDISGTAIKEMPMQLSRLKCLQTLTKFIISKHSGACMEELGKLVNLRGKLSVLDIQNVVSPTVALKTCLKDRKYFEELVLEWNAFDTNLSECQRSVLENLQPHSNLKSLTINGYDAESLPDWVGHQSFSNIASLCLENCKHCHNLPPLGQLLSLQELSVVGFEGVVKVDTEFYGSNFSSIKPFGALKVLRFEKMLKWEEWSSFGTENEGGAFPQLEELYIYDCPKLIGGLPIHLSSLAKLEIHHCPLLVASLATAPVLRELQLRYCNEVLLKELPTGLRELNIGGFDALESLPEGLVDSIGCIQHLKISNCLKLELPTHPDFSSLETLWLYNCDSLRSFPLDLFPKLYKIKISVCKNMESFTVLEHGRDLVTLRIEISVCSNFVSFPKGGIRAPDLSSFLVNNCASLRSLPDKMHILLPSLQSFRIIDCPRVESFPQGGLPSNVESILVERCEKLFAGRLGWGLQNLSSVRCFSFDGVYEDMESFPEPGFLPSCLTQLHIVGFPNMKSLNKKGLQHLTSLQQLSMCECPKLEYMPKEGLPASLSIIEIERCPLLRKQWLSKKGKERRKIPNVDHILIDYAEYIG; translated from the coding sequence ATGGCATCTCCCGAGTTCGTGGACTTCTTTCGGCAGCGCAAACTCAACGAAGGAGTCTTAGAGAAGCTGAAGATAGCGCTGTTGTCCGTGCATAAACTGCGCGAAGACGCGGAGGACAAGCAACTCACAGATCGTTCTGTGGGAGAGTGGCTTTCTAAGCTCAAAGATGTTGTCTACGATGCTGAAGACGTTTTGGACGAGATAGCCACTGAAGCCTTGCAACGAAAGTTGGATGCTGAATTTCAAACCACTGCAAGTAAGGTACGAAACTCCATCTCTACTTTTTTCAGTCATTTTGTCAAGGATATAGAGCCAAAGATTAAGGAGCTACTTGACAAACTAGAATATCTAGCAAGTCAAAAGGATGTTCTAGGTCTAAAACAAGGTGTTGGAGGAGAATCATCAAAAAGATTGCCCACGACTTCTTTGGTGGAAGAATCTGGTATTTTTGGTAGGGATgatgataaggaaaaaataataagcTTGTTGATCCCAGAGAATGCAACTGGCAATGAAAATCTATGTGTCATTCCCATAGTCGGCATGGGGGGAATTGGCAAGACCACCCTTGCTCAGCTTGTATACAAGGACAACAGTGTGAAGGAGCATTTTGATCTTCAGGCATGGGTTTGTGTTTCGGATGAGTTTGACGTGTTCATGGTAACTAAAACAGTTCTTGAGGCAGTGACTTTGTCAGCTTGTGATATGAAGGATTTAAATATGCTTCAAGTTACACTGCAAGAGAAATTGATGGGGAAGAAATTTCTACTTGTTTTAGATGATGTATGGAATGAGAATTATGCTGATTGGGAGGCCTTAAGCAGTCCGTTTAAATCTGGGGCACGAGGAAGTACAATCATTGTAACAACACGCAATGATAGTGTTGCATCAATCATGCGCGCTGTTCCAAATGATCGTCTAAAGCCGTTATTGGAAGAAGATTGTTGGTCATTATTTGCAAAACATGCATTCCACGATGGAAACTTTGATGCAGGTTCAGAGTTAGAAGTAATAGGTAGACAAATTGTAAAAAAGTGTGAAGGCCTACCTTTAGCGGCCAAGGCAATTGGGAGTCTCTTGCGATCTAAACTAGGTGTTGATGAGTGGGAGAAGATATTGAAGAGCGAATTATGGGATTCGCCAATAGATAAGACCAACATTCTTCCAGCTCTAAGATTGAGTTACAAATATCTTCCCTCACATTTAAAGCAATGCTTTGCTTACTGTTCAATATTTCCAAAGGATCATGTTTTTAAAAAGGATGAAGTAGTCTTACTATGGATGGCGGAAGGTTTCTTAGaagaaactaaaaacaaaagaatggaAGAGGTTGGTGAAGATTACTTTCTTGCTTTGGCATCAAGATCATTGTTAGAACAATCAAGTGGCAATAAATCAGGTTTTGTAATGCATGATCTTGTGAACGACTTGGCAAAATTTGTATCTGGGCAATTTACCTTTAGACTGGAGGTTGACAATTCTCATGAAATTGTGAACAAGACTCGCCATTTCTCATATTTCAGAAGGGGATTCGGACATGATAACTTTAAGAGGTTTGAGGCTCTTTTCGAGGCTACTCGATTGCACACATTCTTGCCATTGGAGTTGTCACCAGACCTTAGTTACTTCTTCTTAACTAAAAGAGTACCACTTGATTTATTGCCAAAGTTAAGATGCTTGCGAGTGCTATCTCTATCTCACTATCATAATATCACCGAGTTGCCTAAATCAATTGGCAAAATTAGGCATTTACGTTATTTGAACCTCTCTTTCACTGCAATTAAAAGTTTGTGTAATTCCATATGTAAGCTGTGCAATTTGCAGACATTGAATTTATCAGGTTGTGAAGATCTTGCTAAATTACCAAGAGACATGCGAAAACTCATTAACTTGCGTCATCTTGATATTAGCGGAACTGCCATAAAAGAGATGCCAATGCAGCTGAGTAGACTAAAATGTCTACAAACATTAACTAAATTTATCATCAGCAAACATAGTGGGGCTTGCATGGAAGAGTTGGGGAAACTTGTAAATCTTCGAGGAAAGCTTTCTGTTTTAGACATCCAAAACGTTGTATCTCCTACGGTTGCTCTGAAAACATGCTTGAAAGATAGGAAGTACTTTGAGGAGTTGGTGTTGGAATGGAATGCATTTGATACTAATCTTTCAGAATGTCAAAGATCTGTACTTGAAAATCTCCAGCCCCATAGTAACTTGAAAAGTCTCACTATCAACGGCTATGACGCTGAAAGTCTTCCAGATTGGGTTGGGCATCAATCATTCTCTAATATAGCTTCCCTTTGCCTAGAAAACTGCAAGCATTGTCATAACTTGCCACCACTTGGGCAGCTACTATCTTTGCAGGAGCTTTCTGTTGTTGGGTTTGAAGGGGTTGTTAAGGTGGATACTGAGTTTTATGGAAGCAATTTTTCATCAATTAAGCCATTTGGAGCCTTGAAAGTTCTAAGGTTCGAGAAAATGTTGAAGTGGGAGGAATGGTCTTCTTTTGGTACTGAAAACGAAGGTGGAGCTTTTCCTCAACTAGAAGAGCTTTATATTTATGACTGCCCAAAGTTAATAGGAGGGCTACCCATCCATCTTTCATCTTTAGCCAAACTTGAGATTCATCACTGTCCGCTGCTGGTGGCTTCACTCGCAACAGCTCCTGTTCTACGCGAATTGCAGCTAAGATATTGTAATGAGGTTCTGTTAAAGGAATTGCCAACTGGGCTGCGGGAGCTTAACATTGGAGGATTTGATGCACTAGAGTCCCTTCCCGAGGGACTTGTGGACTCCATCGGCTGTATTCAACATTTAAAAATCTCAAACTGTCTGAAGTTAGAGCTCCCAACACACCCAGACTTTTCATCCCTTGAAACATTGTGGTTGTACAATTGTGATTCCCTCAGGTCATTTCCATTAGATTTATTCCCAAAGCtttacaaaatcaaaatctctGTGTGTAAGAATATGGAATCTTTTACAGTTTTAGAACATGGACGTGATTTAGTGACCTTGCGTATTGAGATTAGCGTTTGCTCCAATTTTGTATCTTTCCCAAAAGGTGGAATTCGTGCCCCCGACCTTTCATCCTTTTTGGTCAATAATTGTGCAAGTCTGAGGTCACTACCAGACAAGATGCATATACTCTTGCCTTCTCTTCAGTCTTTTAGGATAATTGATTGTCCAAGAGTTGAGTCGTTTCCCCAAGGGGGCTTGCCTTCCAATGTTGAATCTATTTTGGTCGAGAGATGTGAGAAACTCTTTGCTGGACGGCTGGGATGGGGTTTGCAAAATCTCTCGTCTGTTAGATGTTTTTCATTCGATGGCGTATATGAAGATATGGAGTCCTTTCCAGAGCCAGGGTTTCTTCCTTCTTGTCTGACTCAACTTCATATTGTTGGGTTTCCAAATATGAAATCTTTGAACAAGAAAGGTCTTCAACACCTCACCTCTCTTCAACAATTGTCCATGTGTGAATGCCCTAAGCTTGAGTACATGCCAAAAGAGGGGTTGCCTGCCTCCCTTTCTATAATTGAGATCGAAAGATGCCCTTTGTTGAGGAAACAGTGGCTaagcaagaaaggaaaagaacggCGAAAGATTCCCAACGTCGATCACATATTGATTGATTATGCAGAGTATATTGGATGA